Proteins found in one Xyrauchen texanus isolate HMW12.3.18 chromosome 30, RBS_HiC_50CHRs, whole genome shotgun sequence genomic segment:
- the LOC127624416 gene encoding protein max-like isoform X3, whose product MSDNDDIEVDSDADKRAHHNALERKRRDHIKDSFHSLRDSVPALQGEKASRAQILDKATEYIQYMRRKNHTHQQDIDDLKRQNALLEQQVRALEKVKGTTQLQANYSSSDSSLYTNPKGSAVSAFDGGSDSSSESEPEEQRSRKKHRGEDS is encoded by the exons GCAGACAAGCGGGCACACCACAATGCGCTGGAGCGCAAACGAAGGGACCACATCAAAGACAGCTTTCACAGCCTCCGGGATTCAGTTCCCGCCTTGCAAGGGGAAAAG GCATCCCGAGCTCAGATTTTAGACAAAGCCACAGAGTACATCCAGTACATGCGACGGAAAAACCACACACACCAGCAGGACATTGATGACCTGAAGAGGCAAAATGCTCTGCTGGAGCAACAAG TACGGGCACTGGAGAAAGTCAAGGGGACCACACAACTTCAAGCTAACTACTCTTCTTCAGACAGCAGCCTGTACACTAACCCCAAGGGCAGCGCTGTATCAGCATTCGACGGTGGTTCTGACTCAAGCTCCGAGTCTGAGCCGGAGGAACAGCGTTCCCGAAAGAAGCACCGTGGGGAGGACAGCTAA
- the LOC127624416 gene encoding protein max-like isoform X1 has product MSDNDDIEVDSDADKRAHHNALERKRRDHIKDSFHSLRDSVPALQGEKQSIKQASRAQILDKATEYIQYMRRKNHTHQQDIDDLKRQNALLEQQVRALEKVKGTTQLQANYSSSDSSLYTNPKGSAVSAFDGGSDSSSESEPEEQRSRKKHRGEDS; this is encoded by the exons GCAGACAAGCGGGCACACCACAATGCGCTGGAGCGCAAACGAAGGGACCACATCAAAGACAGCTTTCACAGCCTCCGGGATTCAGTTCCCGCCTTGCAAGGGGAAAAG CAGTCTATCAAACAGGCATCCCGAGCTCAGATTTTAGACAAAGCCACAGAGTACATCCAGTACATGCGACGGAAAAACCACACACACCAGCAGGACATTGATGACCTGAAGAGGCAAAATGCTCTGCTGGAGCAACAAG TACGGGCACTGGAGAAAGTCAAGGGGACCACACAACTTCAAGCTAACTACTCTTCTTCAGACAGCAGCCTGTACACTAACCCCAAGGGCAGCGCTGTATCAGCATTCGACGGTGGTTCTGACTCAAGCTCCGAGTCTGAGCCGGAGGAACAGCGTTCCCGAAAGAAGCACCGTGGGGAGGACAGCTAA
- the LOC127624416 gene encoding protein max-like isoform X2 gives MSDNDDIEVDSDADKRAHHNALERKRRDHIKDSFHSLRDSVPALQGEKSIKQASRAQILDKATEYIQYMRRKNHTHQQDIDDLKRQNALLEQQVRALEKVKGTTQLQANYSSSDSSLYTNPKGSAVSAFDGGSDSSSESEPEEQRSRKKHRGEDS, from the exons GCAGACAAGCGGGCACACCACAATGCGCTGGAGCGCAAACGAAGGGACCACATCAAAGACAGCTTTCACAGCCTCCGGGATTCAGTTCCCGCCTTGCAAGGGGAAAAG TCTATCAAACAGGCATCCCGAGCTCAGATTTTAGACAAAGCCACAGAGTACATCCAGTACATGCGACGGAAAAACCACACACACCAGCAGGACATTGATGACCTGAAGAGGCAAAATGCTCTGCTGGAGCAACAAG TACGGGCACTGGAGAAAGTCAAGGGGACCACACAACTTCAAGCTAACTACTCTTCTTCAGACAGCAGCCTGTACACTAACCCCAAGGGCAGCGCTGTATCAGCATTCGACGGTGGTTCTGACTCAAGCTCCGAGTCTGAGCCGGAGGAACAGCGTTCCCGAAAGAAGCACCGTGGGGAGGACAGCTAA